Genomic window (Microthrixaceae bacterium):
TGGTCACGATCACCGGCGCAAGGGCCTCGACCTCCTACGGCGAGCATGTGGCCGGAGAACTGGCTTCCGACCTCGCCAACGCTGAACGGGTAGTGGTTGCCGGCGGCGCGTACGGCATCGAAGGTGCTGCCCATCGAGCGGCGCTGGCATCCGGTGGCGACACGATCGCGGTCATGGCGAACGGCCTTGATCGCTGCTACCCGATGGGCCACCGTGAACTGCTTCAGCGAGTTGCAGACCTCGGCCTCATGGTCAGCGAGGTTCCGCCGGGTGCCGTGCCTACGCGCCACCGCTTCCTCGCGCGTGCGCGGCTAATGGCTGCCCTCTCCGCAACGACCGTCGTGGTCGAGGCCAGCGTTCGCTCGGGATCAATGACCGTCGCCCGGCGCGCTCACGAACTCGGCCGCACCATCGGAGCTGTTCCCGGTCCAGTGACCAGCGCGACGAGCGCAGGCCCACACCTCCTCCTTCAGGATGGCCTCGCGAGGCTGGTCACCGGCACCGGCGATATCGAGTCGTTGGTCGCGCACAAGAACGGTCCCGACCCAGGTCAAGCGATCGGTCGCCGAGATTCACAGCGGCAACCAACCGCGGACCGTTCTCGACCCGCCTATCGGGACACAGCCTGCTTGGCGACACCGGTGGTGTTGTAACGGAAGCGCGCCATCTCGACCGTCACGTCGTACTGGCTGGCAATTTGGTCAACGGGCGTTCGTCGACGCGCTGCACTGAGAAGCAGTGGGCGCGGGAGAAGAAGTGTGCCCCCGAAGGCCGTGGCCTCCTCCTCTTCCTCTGGTTTGCAGGTCCGGAAGGGCATCCCGTTGAGCTCACGAATTTCAGCAAGGTCGTGTTTCAGCATGATGTGCGCCAGTTCGTGCGCAATATCGCTGTTCTGCCGACCCGGAGTCCGGAGCGGGCTAACGACAACGATCCGGCGATCCTCGATCTCGAAGGTCGCGGCGGAGAAGGCGAACGCTTGCAGTCGCTCCAGCTCTTCGAGCTCGCTGATGTCCACCAAGTCTGCGGCATCAACGATCGACACATTCAGGTGTTTGGCGAGATCGCGCGGATCAAGGTGATCGTGCGAGGCGAGTCCAAGTTCCTTCCGAACCCGCGCGGCCTCGCGTTCGGCCTCTGCCTTGAACCCGCGACGTAGCGTCACAGCTCCCCAGCCGAAACGCGCGCGGCCAACTTGCTGTGCATCTCACCCAAGAGTGAGTTGAGCCTTTCGGGCACCCCGGGCCGGAGCATCGAAGCGGCGCGGAGGTGGCAAGCAACCACCTGGCGCTGAGCCGGCGCCTTGGCCAGGACGTCGTACATGCTGCGCAGCATCTCTGCGATCTTGGAGGCAGCATCCGGTTCAAGGCGCGGATCGGAAGCAAGATGCGCGATCGCCTCATCGATTGGCGCCACCTCGCGCAACGCCGTCGGCATGAAGAACTGCCCGGGCGACACGCCGAGCCACGCGCACAGCAGGGTGAACGAGGTCAGGTCGGGCTGAGCACCTGCCTCGATTCGAGTGAAGGTGCTAAAGCTGACGCCAGCCTCGGCAGCCGCTTGACGAAGCGACAGCTTCCCGCGACGTTCGCGGAGCATCGCACCTAGTTGTGTTAGGTCGAGCCGCTCCATGCCCGGGGCGGTGTCGGAGGTCCCTGTCATGCTGGACTCGCCTTGTTAGCCGCCTCTGTCCGTCTCCGTTCCATGAGCGCAAGCCTAGCGCGTCGTTGACTCGTTACTGATACGACACGGCGTGTCTCAACGAGACTGATGCCGCTTTGCTGATACAGTCGTGACGTGCTCCAACCTGGAGGCACGCCATCGAGCGCGAACTACAGAGGAGGTGAGGAACATGGCAGGCAAGCGAGGACGCAGCGCGGTCACGGGCCGGTTCGTGAAGCAGTCCACGGTGAAGCGTCACCCGAAGACCACGACTAACGAGAGCACCGGCAGGGGCAGCAAGAAGAAGTAGGCACCGTGCCGCGCTCCGCACCGCACAGCAATGTCGGTGGCAGTGGCTACGGTGATCGACCAGACGAACCAATCAGGAGAACGACTATGAGCGTGACTGACGCCTTCAAGACCTTCCAGGACGTCGTGAACGCCGACATCACGCACGTCCGCGAAGCCCGCACTCGACGCGATCTCTTCAAGGGTGCCTTCGGGGCCGAGGTCGACGTGAAGGAAGTCATCGCGTCCGGATCGCTCGCGCGAGGGACACACAAGGATCCGATCCATGACGTCGATGTGATCGTCGTCTTCGATCA
Coding sequences:
- a CDS encoding ImmA/IrrE family metallo-endopeptidase; this translates as MTLRRGFKAEAEREAARVRKELGLASHDHLDPRDLAKHLNVSIVDAADLVDISELEELERLQAFAFSAATFEIEDRRIVVVSPLRTPGRQNSDIAHELAHIMLKHDLAEIRELNGMPFRTCKPEEEEEATAFGGTLLLPRPLLLSAARRRTPVDQIASQYDVTVEMARFRYNTTGVAKQAVSR
- a CDS encoding helix-turn-helix domain-containing protein, with amino-acid sequence MTGTSDTAPGMERLDLTQLGAMLRERRGKLSLRQAAAEAGVSFSTFTRIEAGAQPDLTSFTLLCAWLGVSPGQFFMPTALREVAPIDEAIAHLASDPRLEPDAASKIAEMLRSMYDVLAKAPAQRQVVACHLRAASMLRPGVPERLNSLLGEMHSKLAARVSAGEL
- a CDS encoding DNA-protecting protein DprA; translated protein: MTNLSQVVQDERTARMVLSMIVEPDDAVTGRLLGELGTLELFRLVERDDVVPGLSNVDAQVWRSQFQRSDARTLEQHIVEAERAGIGTLIPGDKQWPSALDDLGDRRPYVLWTRGTPSFLARPVGDLVTITGARASTSYGEHVAGELASDLANAERVVVAGGAYGIEGAAHRAALASGGDTIAVMANGLDRCYPMGHRELLQRVADLGLMVSEVPPGAVPTRHRFLARARLMAALSATTVVVEASVRSGSMTVARRAHELGRTIGAVPGPVTSATSAGPHLLLQDGLARLVTGTGDIESLVAHKNGPDPGQAIGRRDSQRQPTADRSRPAYRDTACLATPVVL